A single window of Taeniopygia guttata chromosome 1, bTaeGut7.mat, whole genome shotgun sequence DNA harbors:
- the LOC100217615 gene encoding protein POLR1D: MEEDPELERKAVEELLKEAKRGRTRAETMGAMGWLKCPLAGTNKRFLINTIKNTLPSQKEQDQEREQKEDDKESEPSKSRKEEKPKKRRTHPYTPSFQSRRRVSYSPPRHQSRNQHTKDKHEKRSSKR, translated from the exons ATGGAGGAGGACCCGGAGCTGGAGAG gAAGGCTGTGGAAGAGTTACTTAAAGAGGCCAAACGTGGGAGAACCAGAGCTGAAACAATGGGAGCTATGGGTTG GTTGAAATGTCCTCTTGCTGGTACGAATAAAAGATTTCTTATTAATACCATCAAAAACACGTTGCCATCTCAAAAAGAACAAGACCAAGAGCGTGAGCAAAAGGAAGATGATAAGGAGTCTGAAccaagcaaaagcagaaaagaagaaaaaccaaagaaacGCAGAACTCATCCGTATACACCCAGCTTTCAATCCAGAAGGAGAGTCAGCTACTCTCCTCCAAGGCACCAAAGCAGGAACCAGCACACAAAGGATAAACATGAAAAGCGATCAAGCAAGCGATGA